The following are from one region of the Pectobacterium actinidiae genome:
- the zipA gene encoding cell division protein ZipA, translating to MMQDLRLILIVVGAIAIIALLLHGLWTSRKERSSLFRDRPVKRAKKARDETPLDDLDEGVGEVRVKGGRPQQSEPSFGSASLDHSSFDNASFDSPPLNNNVREDARSEAKSPFEHMSPVSSYDPLLDEATPVDSPRAQVRGDTHPQVVVPRETTIPEPSIGAPREPFAYDAPASAPQQPVSHSLHEKVQPAPAQPQRPAEPVEPAAAKEAVLVLHVVAHQGGVIGGELLLQSLLQAGFQFGEMNIFHRHVNPAGAGPVLFSLANMVKPGSFNVDAMSEFSTPGVSIFMMVPSYGDAGQNFKLMLQSAQRIADDVGGVVQDDERRMMTPQKVESYKARIRDVLKANA from the coding sequence TGGACTAGCCGTAAAGAGCGTTCGTCCCTTTTTCGTGACCGCCCGGTTAAACGTGCAAAAAAAGCGCGTGATGAAACGCCGCTTGACGATCTGGATGAAGGCGTTGGCGAAGTTCGCGTGAAGGGTGGCCGCCCGCAGCAGAGTGAGCCTTCATTTGGCAGCGCTTCACTCGATCACTCATCATTTGATAATGCGTCATTTGATAGCCCTCCACTGAATAACAATGTACGTGAAGACGCTCGTTCAGAGGCGAAATCGCCGTTCGAGCATATGTCTCCCGTTTCTTCTTACGATCCTCTACTGGATGAGGCTACGCCAGTGGATTCTCCGCGTGCGCAAGTACGTGGTGATACTCATCCGCAGGTCGTCGTCCCGAGAGAAACCACGATTCCTGAACCGAGCATTGGCGCGCCGCGTGAGCCGTTTGCGTATGACGCGCCAGCCTCTGCTCCACAGCAGCCTGTCTCACATTCGCTGCATGAGAAAGTTCAGCCCGCGCCTGCACAGCCTCAGCGACCTGCTGAGCCGGTTGAACCCGCAGCGGCAAAAGAAGCGGTTTTGGTGCTGCATGTCGTGGCGCATCAGGGCGGTGTCATTGGTGGCGAACTGCTGTTACAAAGTCTGCTTCAGGCCGGTTTCCAGTTTGGTGAAATGAACATTTTCCATCGCCATGTGAACCCCGCTGGCGCAGGCCCGGTGTTATTCAGTCTGGCGAATATGGTTAAACCCGGATCCTTTAATGTCGATGCGATGTCCGAATTCTCGACGCCCGGCGTGTCCATTTTCATGATGGTGCCGTCTTATGGCGATGCCGGCCAAAACTTTAAACTGATGTTACAGTCTGCACAGCGTATTGCTGACGATGTTGGCGGTGTGGTGCAGGATGATGAACGTCGTATGATGACGCCGCAGAAGGTTGAATCCTACAAAGCCCGCATTCGCGATGTGCTGAAAGCCAACGCCTGA
- the yjeH gene encoding L-methionine/branched-chain amino acid transporter translates to MNEAKGLKQELGLIQGVGLLSTSLLGTGVFAVPALVAQLAQQDSLWAWPILILLVFPIAIGFAALGQHFPNAGGAAHFVNLAFGPRMARVTGWLFLSVIPLGLPAALQIAAGFWQAAFGWSDLGLLCVQLLTLGGIWLLGLRSAGSSANIQIVIAMLVVGLVIAIWWQGDITPAHIPWPSVEELSWSNTFGALAVMFWCFVGLEAFAHMATEFRVPERDFPRALLIGMLVAGAVYWGCTVAVLHFKAYGEGIVATASLPGIVVQLFGQHALWIACFVGYLACFASVNIYTQGFARLVWSQAPKGSALATLSAGQTPVNALSVVVVCCLVCCLLIYWLRLPLDMLIVYANGIFVLIYLLCMLAGWRLLKGRAKVMAAIGGLLCCALLLMIGWKSLYALIMLAVLWLFLPRKQVELVSH, encoded by the coding sequence GTGAATGAAGCAAAAGGGTTAAAACAGGAGCTTGGCCTGATTCAAGGAGTGGGGCTGCTGTCTACTTCTCTGCTGGGAACTGGGGTGTTTGCTGTTCCCGCGTTGGTCGCACAGTTGGCACAGCAAGACAGCCTATGGGCGTGGCCGATCTTGATCCTGCTTGTTTTTCCCATCGCCATTGGTTTTGCCGCGCTGGGACAACATTTTCCTAATGCGGGCGGGGCTGCGCACTTTGTTAACCTCGCTTTTGGACCGCGCATGGCGCGTGTGACTGGTTGGCTATTTCTGTCCGTTATCCCGCTGGGTCTACCTGCTGCCTTGCAGATTGCTGCCGGGTTCTGGCAGGCGGCGTTTGGCTGGAGCGATCTGGGGTTACTCTGCGTACAGTTGCTGACGCTGGGCGGTATCTGGCTGCTTGGCCTGCGCAGTGCGGGATCCAGTGCCAACATTCAGATCGTCATTGCGATGCTGGTAGTGGGGTTGGTTATTGCGATCTGGTGGCAGGGTGATATCACGCCCGCACACATTCCCTGGCCGTCGGTAGAAGAACTGTCATGGTCTAACACGTTCGGTGCGCTGGCCGTGATGTTCTGGTGCTTTGTCGGTCTTGAGGCCTTTGCTCACATGGCGACGGAATTTCGGGTGCCGGAGCGGGATTTCCCACGGGCTTTACTCATCGGCATGCTGGTTGCCGGTGCGGTATATTGGGGATGTACGGTAGCCGTATTGCATTTTAAGGCGTACGGAGAAGGTATTGTCGCAACGGCCTCGCTACCGGGTATCGTTGTGCAATTGTTTGGTCAGCATGCGCTGTGGATTGCCTGCTTTGTCGGGTATCTGGCCTGCTTTGCGAGCGTGAATATCTACACGCAGGGCTTTGCCCGTTTAGTCTGGTCTCAGGCGCCGAAAGGAAGCGCGCTGGCGACGCTGTCCGCAGGGCAAACGCCGGTGAATGCCCTGTCGGTTGTGGTGGTCTGCTGTCTGGTGTGCTGCCTGTTAATTTACTGGCTGCGACTACCGCTGGATATGCTGATTGTGTACGCGAACGGCATCTTTGTACTGATTTACCTGCTGTGTATGTTGGCGGGGTGGCGTTTGCTGAAAGGGCGCGCCAAAGTGATGGCGGCAATCGGCGGTCTGCTCTGCTGTGCACTGTTGCTGATGATCGGCTGGAAATCGCTGTATGCGTTAATCATGCTGGCTGTGCTGTGGTTGTTCCTACCGCGTAAACAGGTCGAACTGGTTTCCCACTGA
- the ubiK gene encoding ubiquinone biosynthesis accessory factor UbiK, producing MIDPKKIEQIARQVHESMPKGIRELGDDVEKKIRQVLQAQLTRLDLVNREEFDIQTQVLLRTREKIAHLEQRMTELEAKLSTEAKPAAAPEND from the coding sequence ATGATTGACCCAAAGAAGATTGAGCAAATCGCCCGTCAAGTGCATGAATCTATGCCAAAAGGTATCCGGGAATTGGGTGATGATGTGGAGAAAAAAATTCGTCAGGTCTTGCAAGCACAGCTGACCCGATTGGATTTGGTGAACCGTGAAGAGTTCGATATTCAGACGCAGGTTCTGCTCCGCACACGCGAGAAGATTGCTCACCTGGAACAGCGTATGACCGAGCTGGAAGCGAAACTCTCTACGGAAGCAAAGCCCGCCGCAGCGCCGGAAAACGACTAA
- the ribB gene encoding 3,4-dihydroxy-2-butanone-4-phosphate synthase yields MNQTLLSEFGNPTERVERALDALRHGRGVLVLDDEDRENEGDMIFSAETMTVEQMALTIRHGSGIVCLCLTEERRQQLELPMMVEKNSSHYQTAFTVTIEAAEGVTTGVSAADRLTTIRAAIADNAKPSDLNRPGHVFPLRAQPGGVLTRGGHTEATVDLMTLAGLKPSGVLCELTNDDGSMAHAPEVIAFAKQHDMPVLTIEDLVAYRIATERKAS; encoded by the coding sequence ATGAATCAGACATTACTTTCTGAATTTGGCAATCCTACTGAACGCGTAGAGCGCGCACTTGATGCATTGCGTCATGGCCGCGGCGTGCTGGTACTGGATGATGAAGATCGTGAAAACGAAGGTGACATGATCTTTTCCGCTGAAACGATGACCGTTGAACAAATGGCGCTGACGATTCGTCACGGTAGTGGCATCGTGTGCCTGTGCCTGACGGAAGAACGTCGCCAGCAGTTGGAATTGCCGATGATGGTGGAGAAGAACTCCAGCCATTATCAGACAGCGTTCACCGTGACGATAGAAGCCGCCGAAGGCGTGACGACGGGCGTTTCCGCTGCTGACCGCCTGACCACCATTCGCGCTGCGATTGCGGATAACGCCAAGCCGAGCGATCTGAATCGCCCTGGTCACGTATTCCCGCTGCGCGCCCAGCCGGGTGGCGTATTAACACGCGGAGGTCACACTGAAGCGACGGTTGACCTGATGACGTTGGCAGGTCTGAAGCCGTCTGGTGTTCTGTGTGAACTGACGAACGATGATGGTTCCATGGCGCACGCGCCGGAAGTGATCGCGTTTGCCAAACAGCACGACATGCCGGTGCTGACGATTGAAGATCTGGTCGCTTACCGCATCGCGACAGAGCGCAAAGCCAGCTAA
- the tehB gene encoding SAM-dependent methyltransferase TehB → MQDLICYKKMPQWNSQTLPAAFQEKHNTQEGTWAKLIVLKGEMTFSMLTEDGDTLETFQFSEQNQPPFVEPQAWHRIVSFSDDLECQLSFFCSAEDFYHKKYGLTRTHSEVVNAVQHIKPGKTLDLGCGGGRNALYLNLRGFDVTACDKHEQSIDSLNNIIKNEALENIRTGVYNINLAEIKEQYDFILSSVVLMFLERDRIPHIISNIQDSTVNGGYNLIIAAMSTEDCPCPMPFSFTFKENELKDYYADWEILKYNEDMGQLHKLDAHGNRIRMRFATLLAKKS, encoded by the coding sequence ATGCAAGATCTCATTTGTTATAAGAAGATGCCGCAGTGGAACAGCCAGACGCTGCCTGCCGCGTTTCAGGAAAAGCACAACACGCAGGAAGGTACCTGGGCGAAACTGATCGTGTTGAAAGGGGAAATGACGTTTTCCATGCTGACCGAAGACGGCGATACGCTGGAGACATTCCAGTTCTCCGAGCAGAACCAGCCGCCGTTTGTGGAGCCACAGGCGTGGCACCGCATCGTCTCGTTCTCTGACGATCTGGAATGTCAGCTCAGCTTTTTCTGTTCAGCGGAAGATTTCTATCATAAAAAATACGGTCTGACGCGCACCCATTCCGAAGTGGTCAACGCGGTGCAGCACATCAAACCGGGAAAAACGCTGGATTTAGGCTGTGGCGGCGGGCGTAACGCGCTGTATCTGAACCTGCGTGGGTTTGACGTCACGGCCTGTGATAAGCACGAACAAAGTATTGATTCACTGAATAATATTATCAAGAACGAAGCACTGGAAAACATCCGGACTGGCGTTTACAACATCAATCTGGCGGAAATCAAAGAGCAGTATGATTTCATTTTGTCGAGTGTCGTGCTGATGTTTCTGGAACGCGATCGTATTCCGCACATCATCAGCAACATTCAGGACAGCACCGTTAACGGCGGCTATAACCTGATTATCGCCGCAATGTCGACGGAAGATTGCCCGTGCCCAATGCCCTTCTCGTTCACCTTTAAAGAAAACGAGCTGAAGGACTATTACGCCGATTGGGAGATCCTCAAATATAACGAGGATATGGGTCAGTTACATAAGCTCGATGCGCATGGCAACCGCATCAGAATGCGCTTCGCTACGCTACTGGCAAAAAAGTCGTAA
- the norW gene encoding NADH:flavorubredoxin reductase NorW translates to MQDIVIIGAGFAARQLIRQLRKLDAHCPIRLITADSGDEYNKPDLSHVMSLQQHADDLTKMSAAAFAEENRITLLANTHVTAIDRDTQQVVCGADRYDYHKLVLATGASAMVPPIPGREHMLTLNSQQEYRAHEGRLWQAERILVLGAGLIGTELAMDLNRAGKQVTLVDCASNILPALMPPEVSARLQFTLTQQGVSLLLNTTLQQLEKTETGAQATFTDGRTVDVDDVISAIGLQANTQLAKAAGLAVQKGIQTNAQLQTTDSQIYALGDCAEIGGKLLPFLQPIQLSAITLAKNLLGASETLTLPSMLVKIKTPLFPLQMAGDTTGSDLHWQQEWNEQGMVAKALDSQQVLRAFVVGGERMKEAFPLLRQLSTMSSATA, encoded by the coding sequence ATGCAAGATATCGTGATTATTGGCGCGGGCTTTGCCGCCCGCCAGCTCATCCGACAGCTGCGTAAGCTGGATGCGCACTGCCCTATCCGCCTGATTACCGCCGACAGCGGCGATGAGTACAACAAGCCGGATTTAAGCCATGTGATGAGCCTGCAACAGCACGCCGACGATCTGACCAAGATGTCGGCCGCCGCGTTTGCCGAAGAAAATCGTATCACGCTGCTGGCAAACACCCATGTCACCGCGATTGACCGCGATACACAACAGGTCGTCTGCGGTGCGGATCGTTACGACTACCACAAGCTGGTGTTGGCAACGGGTGCCAGCGCGATGGTGCCGCCAATCCCTGGACGCGAACATATGCTGACGCTCAATAGTCAGCAGGAATACCGCGCCCATGAAGGCCGACTCTGGCAGGCCGAGCGGATATTGGTGCTTGGTGCCGGACTTATCGGCACTGAGCTGGCAATGGATCTGAACCGCGCCGGAAAACAGGTCACGCTGGTGGACTGCGCCAGCAACATTCTGCCCGCGTTGATGCCGCCCGAAGTCAGCGCACGCCTGCAATTCACACTAACGCAGCAGGGCGTTTCACTGTTGCTGAACACCACCTTGCAACAGTTGGAGAAAACCGAAACCGGCGCGCAGGCCACATTTACCGATGGCCGAACTGTCGACGTGGACGACGTTATCTCAGCGATTGGTTTGCAGGCCAACACGCAGTTGGCGAAAGCGGCGGGGTTAGCGGTACAGAAAGGCATTCAGACCAATGCGCAGTTACAGACCACCGATTCGCAGATTTATGCGCTGGGCGACTGCGCGGAGATTGGCGGTAAGCTCCTGCCCTTCCTGCAACCGATTCAGCTCAGCGCGATTACGCTGGCGAAAAACCTGCTGGGTGCTAGCGAGACGCTAACGCTGCCGTCGATGCTGGTTAAAATCAAGACGCCGCTGTTTCCGTTACAGATGGCAGGCGATACCACTGGCAGTGATTTACACTGGCAGCAGGAATGGAACGAACAAGGGATGGTGGCGAAAGCGCTGGATAGCCAGCAGGTGCTGCGTGCCTTTGTGGTCGGTGGCGAGCGAATGAAAGAGGCATTTCCGCTACTGCGACAGCTTTCCACGATGAGTTCAGCCACGGCCTGA